The following proteins come from a genomic window of Kwoniella bestiolae CBS 10118 chromosome 3, complete sequence:
- a CDS encoding valine-tRNA ligase produces MSSEEQKVAPPPTLLPTEQANPAEGAAAAVAPGSSAEGGKEQSKNAAKKEAKRLEKLALKAAKGPAVAQGAKKDKSEKKEKKAEAPVEEWVNTTPKGEKKDVSGNLPAGYDPTQVEAAHYDWWNAKGFFKPRYGPDGKPLEKGTFSITFPPPNVTGNLHIGHALTISIQDAMIRWKRMQGYTVLFLPGYDHAGIATQAVVEQRLMKTEGHSRHHYGREKFLEKVWDWKDQYQAKITNQMERLGGSFDWDRVAFTMNDSLSKAVRETFCIMHEKGLLYRANRLVNWCVYLNTSLSNLEVDQMALTGRTLLNVKGYDAKEKFEFGVITSFAYPIENSDEKIIVATTRPETMLGDTAIAVHPDDPRYKHLHGKFAVHPFNSRRIPIITDAITVDMEFGTGAVKITPAHDPNDFECGQRNNLEFISLMNDDGTYNENAAPYQGMKRFHIRNEIIKALKEKGLFVEQKDNEMQIPICSRSGDVVEQILKPQWWVSCKPMAEEALKRTRAGELEIKPKNSAADWVRWMENMQDWCISRQLWWGHRCPAYLIKYDGEVPDTADNKNWIVARTFEEADAKAKEQANGRQYTLEQDEDVLDTWFSSGLWPFSTMGWPEKTADVDNFYPNTILETGWDILFFWVARMVFFGNTITGKMPFKEVYCHPMVRDAYGRKMSKSLGNVIDPLDVVTGQNLQKLHNDLRMGNLPEKEIVKAEEGQKKLFPKGIPQCGTDALRFTLCNYTSGGRDINMDIGRVEGYRKFCNKLWNATKFCLFRMDLVDLNGVRQQSTFVPNASSLPTGQEGLVEKWLFHKLNLASAAVSKALETREFSDATNAAYQYFLNDLCDVFIEATKPLFEANTDSATKLSAQNTLYTCLEGGLKLLHPFMPYVTEDLWQRLPRRQGDSCETIMLAPFPEFISQQEFPEAAAEFDVVVECIKAARSIVGLYNLPTNGKTVEDKITVIVQVKTTQQRQLLESQESIIIGLTKGCGTVKFITDDSEVPKGCGTEFVTTDINVHIPVAGKVNASAEVDKLQKKSAIVESNKNKLVKLIEQPNYETTIKEEVRTQNSEKLQNLEVEIETLRLAIERFQAIL; encoded by the exons ATGTCATCGGAAGAACAGAAAGTTGCGCCCCCACCTACCCTCTTACCTACCGAACAGGCTAATCCAGCCGAAGGAGCTGCCGCAGCCGTGGCTCCTGGAAGTTCAGCTGAGGGAGGAAAAGAGCAGTCAAAGAATGCAG CCAAGAAAGAGGCCAAAAGACTGGAGAAGCTCGCTTTAAAAGCTGCCAAAGGACCTGCCGTAGCTCAAGGAGCCAAGAAAGATAAatcagagaagaaggagaagaaagctgaagcTCCTGTTGAAGAGTGGGTGAACACCACACCtaaaggagagaagaagg ATGTCTCTGGTAACCTTCCAGCAGGATACGATCCAACCCAAGTCGAAGCTGCCCATTACGATTGGTGGAACGCCAAAGGCTTCTTCAAACCTCGTTATGGGCCTGATGGAAAACCCCTCGAAAAGGGTACTTTCTCTatcaccttccctccccccaACGTTACTGGTAACTTACATATTGGTCACGCTTTGACGATCTCCATTCAGGATGCTATGATCAGATG GAAACGAATGCAGGGATACACTGTGCTCTTCCTCCCTGGATACGATCACGCTGGTATCGCTACTCAAGCCGTTGTAGAACAGAGATTGATGAAGACTGAGGGTCACTCGAGACATCATTATGGAAGAGAGAAGTTCTTGGAGAAAGTATGGGACTGGAAAGATCA ATACCAAGCCAAGATAACGAATCAGATGGAAAGACTTGGTGGTTCGTTTGATTGGGACAGAGTCGCATTCACCATGAACGAC TCACTGAGTAAAGCCGTTCGAGAGACATTCTGCATCATGCACGAGAAAGGATTACTTTACCGTGCCAATCGATTGGTAAATTGGTGTGTCTACTTGAACACCAGTTTGTCGAATCTTGAG GTCGATCAAATGGCTTTGACTGGTCGAACACTGCTCAACGTCAAGGGTTACGATGCCAAGGAGAAGTTTGAATTTGGTGTTATCACGTCTTTTGCTTATCCCATTGAGAACTCTG ATGAGAAAATCATCGTCGCTACCACTCGTCCCGAAACCATGCTTGGTGATACCGCTATTGCTGTACATCCTGATGATCCCAGatacaag CACCTTCACGGTAAATTCGCTGTCCACCCCTTCAACAGTCGACGAATCCCTATCATCACAGATGCTATCACCGTAGATATGGAATTCGGTACTGGTGCCGTTAAGATCACTCCAGCTCATGATCCTAACGATTTCGAATGTGGTCAACGTAATAACCTCGAATTCATCAGTttgatgaatgacgatggTACATATAACGAGAATGCCGCTCCGTACCAG GGCATGAAACGATTCCACATCAGAAACGAGATCATCAAGGcattgaaggagaagggtcTTTTCGTTGAGCAGAAGGATAATGAAATGCAAATTCCTATCTGCTC TCGATCAGGTGACGTCGTTGAGCAAATCCTAAAACCTCAATGGTGGGTCAGCTGCAAGCCTATGGCGGAGGAGGCTCTCAAG CGAACACGTGCCGGTGAACTCGAAATCAAACCCAAGAATTCCGCTGCTGACTGGGTTCGATGGATGGAGAACATGCAAGATTGGTGCATCTCTAGACAGTTGTGGTGGGGCCACCGATGTCCAGCTTATCTCATCAAATATGATGGTGAAGTTCCTGAT ACCGCCGACAACAAGAATTGGATCGTCGCTCGAACTTTCGAAGAAGCCGATGCTAAAGCTAAAGAGCAGGCGAACGGAAGACAGTACACCCTtgagcaagatgaagatgttcTTGATACATGGTTCTCATCTGGTCTTTGGCCCTTCTCTACAATGGGCTGGCCCGAGAAG ACTGCCGATGTGGACAACTTCTACCCCAACACAATCCTCGAGACCGGATGGGACATCTTATTCTTCTGGGTCGCCCGAATGGTCTTCTTCGGAAATACCATCACTGGTAAAATGCCATTCAAGGAAGTCTACTGTCATCCCATGGTCCGAGATGCCTACGGTAGAAAGATGTCCAAATCTCTTGGTAACGTCATTGATCCTCTCGATGTCGTTACCGGTCAAAATCTCCAGAAATTGCACAACGACTTGCGAATGGGTAACTTGCCTGAGAAGGAAATTGTCAAAGCTGAGGAAGGTCAGAAGAAGCTGTTCCCTAAGGGTATCCCTCAATGTGGTACGGATGCTTTGAGATTTACCTTGTGTAATTACACTTCAGGTG GTCGAGATATCAACATGGACATTGGACGAGTCGAAGGATACAGGAAGTTCTGTAACAAGCTTTGGAACGCTACCAAGTTCTGTTTGTTCCGAATGGACTTGGTAGACTTGAATGGTGTAAGACAACAAAGTACTTTCGTTCCTAATGCCTCTTCATTG CCAACCGGTCAAGAAGGTTTAGTCGAGAAATGGTTATTCCACAAACTCAACCTTGCTTCTGCGGCGGTATCGAAAGCTTTGGAAACTAGAGAGTTCTCAGATGCTACCAACGCGGCGTACCAGTACTTCTTGAATGACTTGTGTGATGTCTTCatt GAAGCGACCAAACCCCTCTTCGAAGCTAACACCGACTCAGCAACCAAGCTTTCCGCTCAGAACACCTTGTACACATGTCTCGAAGGTGGTTTGAAACTCTTACATCCCTTCATGCCTTATGTCACTGAGGACTTGTGGCAGAGATTACCCAGAAGACAAGGTGATAGTTGTGAGACTATCATGTTAGCTCCTTTCCCTGAGTTT ATCTCTCAACAAGAGTTCCCTGAAGCTGCTGCCGAGTTCGATGTCGTTGTAGAATGTATCAAGGCTGCACGATCCATCGTGGGATTGTACAACTTGCCTACGAACGGTAAGACCGTTGAGGACAAGATCACTG TTATCGTACAAGTCAAGACAACCCAACAGAGACAGCTTCTCGAATCTCAAGAGTCAATCATCATTGGTCTTACCAAAGGATGCGGTACCGTCAAGTTCATCACGGATGATTCGGAGGTACCTAAAGGATGTGGTACCGAGTTCGTCACGACGGACATCAACGTTCATATCCCCGTTGCT GGTAAAGTAAACGCCTCAGCGGAAGTAGATAAACTTCAAAAGAAATCAGCTATCGTCGAATCGAACAAGAACAAATTGGTCAAATTGATCGAACAGCCAAATTACGAGACAACcatcaaggaggaggtaCGTACTCAGAATTCCGAGAAGTTGCAGaatttggaggtggagattgaaACTCTGAGATTGGCTATTGAGAGGTTCCAGGCGATTTTGTAG